A stretch of Lachancea thermotolerans CBS 6340 chromosome D complete sequence DNA encodes these proteins:
- a CDS encoding RNA helicase (similar to uniprot|Q06698 Saccharomyces cerevisiae YLR419W Hypothetical ORF) has product MAKKPSKTPPAPVAVEPVTKNKRGKKGARVETEEEKKARLANRAKVTSTSSWTGKLPHTLLHENCQKRKWNKVEYDMKKIGDTGMLAIAVLSFTDPKTKETLTVRMNDPTYDKKSGKGILTPQETPMEARHMAATVALCRIASNSNMHMTLPPNHRKLWYDLVDFRKKLLKENPGLAPRLFDPEPFKTLVADRKHKEVKEKERATKQQQAEKIQKAPTVITSVSAKSAPAAKNIVLKKRNAGPFDKRIIRFPQKVWDNATFVDFKESSRNLIELSLKSHIDWSSKKYEGNDDRQLLKNKLVSLGFREPHVKEALLYKDPLSFLLFNLPEDDLPSFFQKRQEDTKMRIEIASLPLKTQNMVSRLMESGVSYAEALYALECNNFDESEAAGKLTAKLSAQPQEPVSEISPEESMDIWTQELESLQSIYTQSIEVLNEEKTCYTIKLIDEFSLKLKVYKTKNYPCSLPGLVVSTFDKKLKLPNYIKQIILTKLIDYISESGLLGDMLIYHAYEWLQENIAGIIDNPGSLLPESTANRHGVDRDGATRTGKGKSRKGKGAVSRPLTSNEIEKLKSDYRERTCSKRFASMMKQRSQLPAWKIQDAIVDLIRNNDVVLITGETGSGKSTQVVQFVLDYLMSKEDDFGNTKIICTQPRRISAIGLAERVSEERCTDCGTEVGYMIRGVNKTKPSTRIKFMTTGVLVRILQSSRDFLANTIVFIDEVHERSIDTDLIVILLKNLKGKVPGLKIVLMSATVNVDIFKKYFGQLGSCHIEGRTFPIQDHYLEEILETLDFKIKRRNNGYNDFQDDDEMNENGSNELKPGADSNFFRSGQINYDLISSLTVHIHEKLNLEGNDGSIVIFLPGVGEINTCCRNIKSSRESQNFVVLPLHSALTPDAQKSVFKRFPGKRKIVVSTNIAETSITIDDCVATIDSGRVKTMFYDAKTNTTRLVETFVSKAEAKQRRGRAGRVRAGHSYKLFSKTRYEEMPAQPTAEIKRVPLESLYLSVKSMGIKDVVAFLGSGLDPPPLDALKKSEQLLTTSGLLSEEDNLLTELGKFIGLMPVMDHKHGKLLIYSIIFGCTDFGVNTVAVLSIGGSPFIVTQENRDEIKKICQQYSSSGDLLAYVEVVRRYLSLEDGASRRKFMGENHLSFNKMKEITSSRAQLLSILKDIGFVPMSYSMGSSDYLNRNGNNTEIIKCILTGAFYPQVARIQHPDQKFINTSAGAIEKDPEARMIKYWIRNEEYINQLYGLAKDSEVTNTSLPATQAFLHPSSIFFSTKNDDVSELAGLHEMLSSEKPEKGGSGQNVLKASFAVFNSSHSTNKLYLRDITPTSTLALLLFGGAIKYDLQGTEHSPGIVVDNWLPVRTWCKNGVLLKELRTLLDNVIKQKLEQPEYNTSQESTHSGDDVLTIVEEIVKTESSNY; this is encoded by the coding sequence ATGGCAAAGAAACCAAGTAAAACTCCTCCAGCCCCAGTTGCTGTAGAGCCGGTTACGAAAAATAAGAGAGGCAAGAAGGGTGCCAGAGTTGAGACTGAGGAGGAGAAAAAAGCACGGCTTGCCAATCGCGCCAAGGTCACGTCTACTTCTAGCTGGACCGGGAAGCTGCCGCATACACTACTTCATGAGAACTGtcagaagaggaaatgGAATAAAGTTGAATATGACATGAAGAAAATCGGCGACACAGGCATGTTGGCCATTGCTGTCCTATCTTTTACTGATCCTAAGACCAAGGAAACACTCACAGTACGAATGAACGATCCCACCTATGATAAAAAGTCGGGGAAAGGTATCTTGACTCCTCAAGAAACCCCGATGGAAGCCAGACACATGGCTGCGACAGTCGCTCTGTGCAGAATAGCTTCGAACTCTAACATGCACATGACGTTGCCGCCTAATCACCGAAAGTTATGGTATGATCTAGTTGACTTCCGGAAAAAACTGCTTAAAGAAAACCCTGGTCTTGCCCCAAGGCTTTTCGATCCCGAGCctttcaagactttggTTGCAGACAGAAAACACAAAgaggtcaaagaaaaggagaGAGCCACCAAACAACAACAAGCCGAAaaaatccaaaaagccCCCACTGTTATCACTTCAGTTTCTGCTAAAAGTGCACCTGCCGCCAAGAACAtagttttgaaaaagcgTAATGCCGGACCTTTCGACAAAAGGATTATCAGATTCCCccaaaaagtttgggaCAATGCCACGTTTGTTGATTTTAAAGAGTCGTCCAGAAATCTTATCGAGCTTTCACTGAAATCTCATATAGACTGGAGCTCCAAGAAATATGAAGGTAATGATGATCGGCAGCTATTGAAAAATAAATTGGTTTCTTTGGGGTTTAGGGAACCTCACGTCAAAGAGGCGCTTCTTTATAAGGACCCTCTCTCATTCCTTTTATTTAATCTCCCCGAGGATGATCTGCCAtctttctttcaaaagagacaGGAGGACACAAAAATGCGCATCGAGATTGCCTCACTTCCACTTAAAACCCAAAACATGGTCAGTCGCTTGATGGAAAGTGGTGTTTCGTATGCTGAGGCCCTTTATGCCTTAGAATGTAATAACTTCGATGAAAGCGAGGCAGCCGGGAAGCTGACGGCCAAACTTTCGGCTCAACCTCAAGAGCCTGTTTCAGAAATATCTCCAGAAGAATCCATGGACATTTGGACTCAAGAGCTCGAAAGCCTGCAGAGCATTTATACTCAGTCTATTGAAGTgttgaatgaagaaaaaacaTGTTACACAATAAAGCTGATAGATGAGTTTAGTCTTAAGTTGAAAGTTTACAAAACTAAGAATTATCCATGTTCATTGCCAGGACTCGTCGTATCAACTTTCGATAAAAAATTGAAACTTCCCAACTACATTAAGCAGATTATTTTGACCAAGCTTATAGATTACATTTCGGAATCGGGACTTCTGGGCGATATGCTAATTTATCATGCTTATGAATGGCTTCAAGAGAATATCGCGGGGATAATAGACAACCCAGGGTCTTTGCTGCCCGAAAGTACGGCAAATCGGCATGGCGTTGATAGAGATGGCGCGACAAGAACGGGCAAAGGAAAATCGCGCAAAGGAAAGGGAGCTGTTTCAAGGCCACTTACAAGTAacgaaattgaaaagctcaagagTGACTATAGGGAGCGAACTTGCAGCAAAAGGTTCGCTTCCATGATGAAGCAGCGTAGTCAGCTGCCTGCATGGAAAATCCAAGACGCAATAGTTGATCTCATAAGAAATAACGACGTCGTTCTCATTACTGGTGAAACGGGTTCCGGTAAGTCCACTCAGGTTGTTCAATTCGTTTTGGACTACCTGATGTCAAAGGAGGATGACTTTGGTAACACAAAAATCATCTGTACTCAGCCTCGTAGAATTTCTGCAATCGGGCTGGCTGAGCGTGTATCTGAAGAGAGGTGCACTGACTGTGGCACTGAAGTTGGCTATATGATTCGAGGTGTCAATAAGACCAAGCCTTCGACGAGGATAAAGTTTATGACGACGGGTGTATTAGTGCGTATCCTGCAAAGCTCAAGAGATTTCCTTGCAAACACAATAGTTTTCATTGACGAAGTTCATGAAAGATCTATTGATACAGATTTGATTGTGATTTTGTTAAAGAATTTGAAAGGAAAGGTTCCTGGTTTGAAGATTGTACTCATGAGTGCAACTGTTAATGttgatattttcaaaaagtacTTTGGTCAACTTGGTAGCTGTCACATTGAAGGCAGAACCTTCCCAATCCAAGATCATTATCTTGAggaaattcttgaaaccctcgatttcaaaatcaagcGCAGAAACAATGGTTACAACGATTTTcaagacgacgacgaaaTGAATGAAAATGGTTCAAATGAGTTAAAGCCAGGCGCAGATTCCAACTTCTTTCGAAGTGGACAGATTAACTATGATTTGATATCTTCTTTGACTGTTCATATACAcgaaaagctcaatttAGAAGGTAATGATGGGTCTATCGTCATCTTTCTGCCCGGTGTCGGTGAAATTAACACCTGCTGCAGAAATATAAAGTCGTCGCGCGAATCACAAAATTTTGTGGTGCTGCCTCTTCATTCAGCGTTGACACCAGACGCTCAGAAAAGCGTTTTCAAACGCTTTCCAGGAAAAAGGAAAATTGTAGTTTCCACCAACATAGCTGAAACCTCGATCACTATTGATGACTGTGTGGCCACGATCGACTCAGGGCGTGTAAAAACAATGTTTTATGACGCAAAGACTAACACTACGCGCTTGGTGGAGACTTTCGTTTCTAAGGCAGAAGCCAAGCAGAGAAGAGGTCGTGCAGGGAGAGTGCGTGCGGGCCATTCTTACAAATTATTCTCCAAAACGAGATACGAGGAAATGCCCGCCCAACCAACCGCGGAAATTAAACGTGTTCCCCTAGAATCCTTATATTTATCAGTAAAATCGATGGGCATCAAAGACGTGGTAGCTTTTCTGGGCAGTGGCCTTGATCCACCGCCTCTagatgctttgaaaaagtcagAGCAGCTTTTAACGACATCCGGTCTGCTGAGCGAAGAGGACAACTTACTAACCGAGCTCGGTAAATTTATAGGCTTGATGCCTGTGATGGATCACAAACACGGAAAGCTCCTCATTTATTCCATTATTTTTGGCTGTACAGACTTTGGTGTCAATACGGTTGCTGTTTTGAGTATCGGTGGGTCTCCCTTCATAGTGACACAAGAAAATCGAGACGAGATTAAAAAGATCTGCCAGCAATATAGTTCTAGTGGTGACTTACTCGCGTACGTTGAAGTTGTGCGCCGCTACCTTTCCCTTGAGGATGGCGCATCTAGGAGAAAGTTTATGGGCGAGAACCACCTgtctttcaacaaaatgaaagaaATAACATCATCGCGTGCTCAGCTTTTGAGTATCCTGAAAGATATCGGTTTCGTTCCAATGAGTTACAGCATGGGCTCGTCAGATTATTTGAACCGTAACGGTAACAATACAGAGATTATAAAATGCATCCTCACCGGCGCATTCTATCCTCAGGTTGCACGCATTCAGCATCCGGACCAAAAATTCATCAACACAAGTGCAGGGgccattgaaaaagacccAGAGGCCCGAATGATCAAGTACTGGATAAGAAACGAGGAATACATTAATCAGTTATATGGTCTCGCTAAGGATTCGGAGGTTACAAACACATCACTTCCAGCAACGCAAGCTTTCTTGCATCCTTCTTCGATATTTTTCAGTACAAAGAACGACGACGTGTCCGAGCTGGCAGGGCTGCATGAAATGCTCTCGTCAGAAAAGCCTGAGAAGGGAGGGTCTGGCCAGAACGTATTGAAGGCTTCTTTCGCCGTCTTCAACAGCTCTCATTCCACAAATAAGTTGTACCTGAGGGATATTACACCCACTTCTACGCTGGCGCTTTTGCTGTTTGGTGGTGCTATCAAATATGATTTGCAGGGTACCGAGCACTCGCCGGGAATAGTAGTTGATAATTGGCTGCCAGTTCGCACCTGGTGCAAGAATGGTGTTCTTTTAAAAGAGCTCAGAACACTGCTGGACAATGTCATCAAGCAGAAACTCGAGCAGCCGGAGTATAACACAAGCCAAGAGAGCACGCATAGCGGAGATGATGTTTTGACAATTGTGGAAGAGATTGTTAAAACGGAGTCGTCAAACTATTAA
- the CDC73 gene encoding Cdc73p (similar to uniprot|Q06697 Saccharomyces cerevisiae YLR418C CDC73 Substituent of the Paf1 complex together with RNA polymerase II Paf1p Hpr1p Ctr9 Leo1 Rtf1 and Ccr4p distinct from Srb-containing Pol II complexes required for the expression of certain genes and modification of some histones) yields MSKLEILRNQLSHSRPVSLLTQGNEDTKDISAAKWALLGNAGDNNSSEKLDLDEDTDFQVEGKSIPLRVVLHCWQHKDSSAADYLADCQAKNLTNISFLQRQDIISWLSGKTQGPGAGATGPNTTVAAAGIPSTAAEGSVAEDPVLQEALAHEKVLLDHNSSLRGAKPTNFGYLIKEAELKLVHSLKSSRRSQKSSGGVSKYESGQKAAVKKDPIILIPSAASSIFTTANIKQFLEDSVYVHPRDLPGPHPDVTTAVKKLDRFAKPVKFLIANNTRLFTKPEYWDRVVAVFTTGHAWQFNNYQWSNPSELFQRCKGYYFYFAGDVVPKHVEQWNVQRVELDKNKRFRDVEVLRYFWNTIERELVGRGYT; encoded by the coding sequence aTGTCCAAGTTGGAGATACTCAGAAACCAATTGAGCCATTCAAGGCCTGTTAGCCTTTTGACTCAAGGGAACGAAGACACGAAGGACATTTCAGCGGCGAAATGGGCACTACTAGGAAACGCAGGGgacaacaacagcagtgAAAAACTCGATCTAGACGAGGACACAGACTTCCAGGTCGAGGGCAAAAGCATTCCGCTCCGGGTAGTTCTTCATTGCTGGCAACACAAGGACTCGAGCGCGGCGGACTACCTGGCAGATTGCCAGGCCAAAAACCTGACCAACATTTCATTTTTGCAGAGACAAGATATCATCTCATGGTTGTCTGGCAAAACCCAGGGCCCTGGAGCTGGTGCTACTGGCCCTAACACGACAGTGGCGGCTGCCGGGATACCCTCTACAGCAGCAGAGGGGTCCGTCGCGGAGGATCCTGTTCTACAGGAGGCGCTGGCGCACGAAAAGGTGTTACTAGATCACAACTCATCGCTGAGAGGAGCAAAGCCCACAAACTTCGGGTATCTAATAAAGGAGGCAGAACTGAAGCTTGTGCACtcgctgaagagctcgcgCCGCTCGCAGAagagcagcggcggcgtATCAAAGTACGAGAGCGGCCAGAAAGCGGCCGTCAAGAAAGACCCCATCATTCTCATCCCCTCGGCCGCGTCGTCAATCTTCACAACCGCGAACATAAAACAGTTCCTAGAGGACTCTGTGTACGTGCACCCGCGCGACCTGCCGGGCCCCCACCCCGATGTGACCACCGCGGTGAAAAAGCTGGACCGTTTCGCCAAGCCTGTCAAGTTCCTGATCGCCAACAACACCCGGCTCTTCACAAAGCCCGAGTACTGGGACCGCGTCGTCGCGGTCTTCACCACGGGCCACGCCTGGCAGTTCAACAACTACCAGTGGTCGAACCCGTCCGAGCTCTTCCAACGCTGCAAGGGCTACTACTTCTACTTTGCGGGAGACGTTGTCCCCAAGCACGTGGAGCAGTGGAACGTTCAGCGTGTTGAGCTCGACAAGAACAAGCGTTTCCGCGACGTGGAGGTGCTGCGATACTTCTGGAACACCATTGAGCGGGAGCTTGTTGGCCGGGGCTATACATAG
- the DAL5 gene encoding allantoate permease (highly similar to uniprot|P15365 Saccharomyces cerevisiae YJR152W DAL5 Allantoin permease ureidosuccinate permease expression is constitutive but sensitive to nitrogen catabolite repression), with amino-acid sequence MSNEKYQDNADVIQPSSSGTDSIAEEKVQAVVSMTQEQIGDVENVISTIVSPSGREVKITGNVDDAMRLALESKDLEITPEEDRRLVRKIDLYMFPLLCLLYAIQFMDKISNGSAAIMGLREDLKMHGDQYSWVGSAFYFGYLFFNLGPGQLIFQKTRWLAKTLGVFVVIWGMFLALHAAPSVNYASFIFLRVLLGCAESMVTPCFTIITSQYWKKEEQFMRVCLWFGFNGLGGIWANAMAYGLYIRKDSYSIEAWRVLFIVTGLITIFVGFLIFFHIPDDPSKAWFLTEREKLMVVERIRENQQGFGNHRIKKYQIKEAFTDIRTWLYFLFSVGNNIPNGGLTNFINILIKNELGYDTKKTLLMTMPTGAVELVACPLFGYLSILCAKKKVPFLQHRTAWGIIASSIAVMATCMLAFADNSKNAKLAGAYLLYVAPLSFICILSIISSNTLGYTKKWTVSSINLVAYASSNLAGPQTFIAKQAPSYNGAKIAMVVCYCSTVVVLSALYYLNFQENKRRDRIAAERGPEKTVVENMEFADLTDLENPHFRYAL; translated from the coding sequence ATGTCCAACGAAAAATACCAAGATAACGCGGACGTCATCCAGCCTAGCAGCTCAGGCACCGACTCCATCGCGGAGGAGAAAGTGCAGGCGGTGGTATCAATGACGCAGGAGCAGATCGGTGACGTGGAAAACGTGATCTCGACCATTGTATCGCCCTCGGGCAGGGAGGTCAAGATCACGGGCAATGTTGACGATGCGATGCGGTTGGCGCTGGAGTCAAAGGACCTGGAGATCACCCCCGAGGAAGATCGCCGCCTGGTGCGCAAAATCGACCTCTACATGTTTCCGCTACTGTGTTTGTTATACGCTATCCAGTTCATGGACAAGATTTCTAATGGTTCCGCCGCCATTATGGGTCTCAGAGAGGACCTCAAGATGCACGGCGACCAGTATTCGTGGGTAGGGTCGGCTTTCTACTTCGGCTACCTATTTTTCAACCTGGGTCCGGGCCAATTGATTTTCCAGAAGACGCGCTGGCTGGCCAAGACTCTGGGAGTTTTTGTCGTAATCTGGGGTATGTTTCTAGCGCTGCACGCCGCCCCCTCTGTCAACTACGcttctttcattttccTGCGTGTCTTGTTGGGCTGTGCCGAGAGTATGGTCACCCCATGTTTCACCATCATCACATCTCAATACTGGAAGAAGGAGGAGCAATTCATGAGAGTGTGCTTGTGGTTTGGTTTCAATGGTCTTGGTGGTATCTGGGCCAACGCTATGGCGTACGGTCTTTACATTAGAAAGGACTCCTACTCCATCGAGGCCTGGAGAGTTCTTTTCATCGTCACAGGTCTCATCACCATTTTTGTAGGattcctcatcttcttccaCATCCCTGACGACCCATCCAAGGCTTGGTTCTTGACCGAACGCGAAAAGCTGATGGTGGTTGAGAGAATTAGAGAAAACCAACAGGGTTTTGGCAACCACCGCATTAAAAAATATCAGATCAAGGAAGCTTTCACTGATATCAGAACTTGGTTATACTTCTTGTTCTCGGTCGGCAACAACATTCCAAACGGTGGTTTGACAAACTTTATTAACATTTTGATTAAGAACGAGCTCGGCTATGACACTAAGAAAACCTTGCTTATGACTATGCCTACAGGTGCTGTTGAGTTAGTCGCATGTCCATTGTTCGGCTACCTATCTATTTTATGTGCTAAGAAGAAAGTTCCATTCTTGCAGCACAGAACTGCCTGGGGTATCATAGCCTCGAGTATTGCTGTGATGGCTACCTGTATGCTCGCCTTTGCTGACAATTCCAAGAACGCTAAACTTGCAGGTGCTTATCTTCTTTACGTGGCTCCACTATCGTTTATCTGCATTCTTTCTATCATCAGTTCTAACACTCTGGGATACACGAAGAAGTGGACTGTCTCATCTATTAACCTTGTTGCTTATGCCTCATCCAACTTGGCTGGCCCTCAAACTTTTATTGCGAAGCAGGCGCCCAGCTACAATGGTGCAAAGATTGCCATGGTTGTGTGTTACTGTAGTACAGTTGTGGTCTTGAGTGCTCTATACTATCTCAACTTTCaagagaacaagagaagagATCGGATTGCTGCTGAGAGAGGTCCAGAAAAAACGGTCGTAGAGAACATGGAGTTCGCGGATTTGACCGACTTGGAGAACCCTCACTTCAGATACGCACTGTAA
- the CNB1 gene encoding calcineurin regulatory subunit B (highly similar to uniprot|P25296 Saccharomyces cerevisiae YKL190W CNB1 Type 2B protein phosphatase regulatory B subunit of calcineurin) codes for MGSGISKVMDDLLEDTNFDRDEIERLRKRFMKLDRDSSGSIDKGEFMSIPGVSSNPLAGRIMEVFDADNSGDVDFQEFIAGLSIFSGRGSKDDKLRFAFKIYDIDKDGYISNGELFIVLKIMVGNNLEDEQLQQIVDRTILESDKDADGKLSFEEFKNAVETTEVANSLTLQYDI; via the exons ATGGGTTCCGGGATTTCAAAGGTTATGGATGACCTCCTTGAGGACACCAACT TCGACAGAGATGAGATTGAAAGGTTAAGGAAACGGTTCATGAAGCTGGATAGGGACAGTTCTGGATCTATAGATAAAGGCGAGTTTATGTCCATTCCCGGCGTCTCGTCAAATCCGCTCGCTGGACGTATCATGGAAGTATTTGATGCTGACAACAGCGGAGACGTTGACTTTCAGGAATTCATAGCAGGTCTCTCCATATTTAGTGGTAGAGGCAGCAAGGACGACAAACTTAGGTTTGCGTTCAAGATCTACGATATTGACAAGGACGGTTATATCTCTAACGGAGAACTCTTTATTGTTCTCAAGATCATGGTTGGAAACAACCTTGAAGATGAGCAGTTGCAACAGATTGTTGACAGAACAATTCTCGAGAGCGACAAAGACGCTGATGGAAAGCTAAGCTTTgaggagttcaaaaatgcgGTGGAGACAACCGAAGTCGCTAATTCCTTAACCCTGCAATATGATATATGA
- the DPH2 gene encoding 2-(3-amino-3-carboxypropyl)histidine synthase (similar to uniprot|P32461 Saccharomyces cerevisiae YKL191W DPH2 Protein required along with Dph1p Kti11p Jjj3p and Dph5p for synthesis of diphthamide which is a modified histidine residue of translation elongation factor 2 (Eft1p or Eft2p) may act in a complex with Dph1p and Kti11p) codes for METETVAAPALSTTQGDEIFSLGRYDDADKDRRSYLGQNVTDRGELTEMLKKHYMIDEMIEFLNKNVHFKKVTLQFPDYLVKDSALITQLLQEKLVQNTCQPDKEQPLCRENSGRTCCQSNDKETTERRVWILADTAYSSCCVDEVASEHVNGDLVVHFGDACLNAVQKLPALYCFGRPFVRSNELLLKFQETYPETDSKVVLMANAPYSYHLEALYDSLRAIGYENIVYSDVNRNFAGDNAFFLGNQQHNGSEVVYTLDNRILLSKDAKIIQNDEELQNNFDLFHITNPDDPRLLFLTTKFKFVSIFEPLTSKVSQGPFPSMMKRYKFMHVARTAGTIGLLVNTLSLRNTKETVDKLAKLIRKNGKKHYMFVVGKPNVAKLANFEPIDVWCILGCSQSGIILDQFNEFLKPIVTPYELTMALNPEITWTGQWVLDFKQVLKELEDEDLGDQAADENPILDEESEAPEFDAVTGKYVSSSRPLRNLKHIDVSSPADEPSGSSNQLVEKFSGTVAIGNTLSTSAAHLQNRQWTGLGSDFTADNYEEDGATLEEGGSGIASQYQFDRHNRV; via the coding sequence ATGGAGACAGAGACAGTTGCTGCACCAGCGTTGTCAACTACGCAAGGAGACGAAATCTTTAGCTTGGGCCGATATGATGATGCCGATAAAGACAGACGTAGTTACCTTGGTCAAAACGTTACCGACAGAGGTGAATTGACAGAAATGCTGAAAAAACATTACATGATAGATGAAATGATTGAGTTTCTTAACAAAAACGTtcacttcaagaaagtgaCGCTCCAATTCCCCGATTACCTCGTCAAAGATTCAGCTTTAATAACTCAACTCTTGCAGGAAAAACTGGTTCAAAATACCTGCCAACCGGACAAGGAACAGCCCCTATGCAGAGAAAATAGCGGACGCACATGTTGTCAGTCTAACGACAAGGAAACAACAGAAAGGAGAGTTTGGATTCTGGCAGATACAGCCTACAGCTCGTGCTGCGTTGATGAAGTAGCATCTGAGCACGTGAACGGCGACCTGGTTGTGCATTTTGGCGATGCATGTTTAAACGCAGTTCAAAAGCTCCCTGCGCTATATTGCTTCGGGCGGCCTTTCGTTCGCTCAAATGAACTATTAttgaaatttcaagaaacttaTCCTGAAACAGATAGCAAGGTCGTTTTGATGGCAAACGCGCCATATTCATATCATCTTGAGGCGCTCTACGATAGCCTCAGGGCTATTGGATACGAGAACATTGTGTATTCTGACGTTAACAGGAACTTTGCGGGTGATAatgccttctttttgggaaACCAGCAGCATAATGGCTCTGAAGTAGTATACACTCTCGATAACAGAATTTTACTTTCAAAGGATGCTAAAATAATACAAAATGACGAAGAACTGcaaaacaattttgatttATTTCATATAACCAATCCGGATGACCCTcggcttttgtttttgaccacTAAATTCAAGTTTGTTAgcatttttgagcctttAACCAGCAAGGTTTCTCAGGGTCCTTTTCCATCTATGATGAAGCGTTACAAATTCATGCATGTCGCTCGTACCGCGGGAACCATAGGTTTGTTGGTGAACACcctttctttgagaaataCAAAGGAAACCGTCGATAAGCTGGCCAAGCTAATTCGCAAAAACGGGAAGAAGCATTACATGTTTGTGGTTGGTAAACCAAATGTCGCTAAGCTAGCAAACTTCGAGCCAATTGATGTTTGGTGCATTTTGGGTTGCAGTCAGAGTGGAATAATTCTTGATCAGTTTAATGAGTTTTTAAAGCCCATAGTTACCCCATATGAACTGACGATGGCGCTGAATCCTGAAATCACTTGGACAGGCCAATGGGTGCTTGATTTTAAACAGGTGTTAaaggagcttgaagatgaagatttGGGAGATCAAGCAGCGGACGAAAACCCTATTTTAGATGAAGAAAGTGAAGCACCAGAGTTTGACGCTGTGACCGGCAAATATGTCAGTTCTTCGAGGCCGTTACGGAACTTAAAGCACATTGATGTTAGCTCACCAGCAGACGAACCTTCGGGTAGCAGCAACCAGCTTGTGGAAAAGTTCTCAGGAACAGTTGCAATTGGCAATACTCTCTCGACGTCTGCCGCCCACCTCCAAAACAGACAATGGACCGGTTTGGGTAGTGACTTCACTGCAGATAATTATGAGGAAGATGGGGCAACATTGGAAGAAGGCGGGTCAGGAATTGCGAGTCAATACCAGTTCGATAGGCACAATCGGGTCTAA